A stretch of Desulfitobacterium dichloroeliminans LMG P-21439 DNA encodes these proteins:
- a CDS encoding hemolysin family protein — MVLGSLGTSIIIVIILIMANGLFAMTEIAIVTSKKNRLVSAKEKGDSRAAYALKLTEDPNQLLSTIQIGITLIGVITGAFGGATIAGQLAEYVDDIAVLAPISYQFSFFLVVGLSTYLSLIIGELVPKRIGMGNPEKVACRVAKPMYYFSKFGRPLIWFLSKSTELVLKLLRIKPSTEPNVTEEEITSLIEQGVYSGVVEEIEQDMMEQIFDLGDRRLADILTPRTQIVWIDIEDSFVDIISQMNESPHSKFPVGKDSLDDFQGILHTKDVFAKMVSGEDFEIADCIKDTLIHPESMKVFQALKTFQVAGRHEAMVIDEYGGIEGFVTLHDIMENIIGDMPLREEQTDPEIIEKDELSWLADGLVAIDTFRRYFDLEDADMPYTGSYHTLGGFITNHIGDIPKVTERVIVGNLRLEVVDMDHVRVDKVMITKVNREEPEFQI, encoded by the coding sequence ATGGTTTTGGGCAGTTTGGGAACCTCGATTATAATCGTGATCATTCTAATCATGGCTAACGGTTTATTTGCCATGACAGAAATCGCCATTGTGACATCTAAAAAGAATAGGTTGGTGAGTGCCAAGGAAAAAGGAGATTCCCGAGCAGCCTATGCGTTAAAGCTGACGGAAGACCCGAATCAGTTGCTTTCAACCATTCAGATCGGCATTACTCTCATTGGGGTAATTACCGGGGCCTTTGGTGGTGCAACTATCGCTGGACAGCTGGCCGAATATGTGGATGATATTGCAGTTCTGGCACCGATAAGCTATCAGTTCAGCTTTTTTTTAGTGGTCGGGTTATCGACTTATTTATCTCTAATCATTGGTGAACTCGTCCCCAAGCGGATCGGTATGGGCAATCCGGAAAAAGTCGCCTGTAGGGTGGCTAAACCAATGTATTACTTTTCGAAATTTGGTCGCCCTCTAATCTGGTTTCTCAGCAAATCCACAGAACTCGTCTTGAAGCTCCTGCGCATTAAACCCAGTACAGAACCAAATGTGACCGAGGAAGAGATTACTTCACTCATCGAGCAAGGGGTATACAGCGGTGTGGTCGAAGAGATCGAACAGGACATGATGGAACAGATTTTTGATCTGGGAGATAGGCGTTTGGCCGATATTTTAACTCCCCGTACCCAAATAGTCTGGATTGATATAGAAGATTCCTTTGTGGATATTATTAGTCAAATGAATGAAAGTCCGCACTCTAAATTCCCCGTGGGGAAGGATAGCTTGGATGATTTTCAAGGGATACTCCATACCAAAGATGTTTTCGCCAAGATGGTATCCGGTGAAGACTTTGAGATTGCGGACTGCATTAAGGATACCTTAATTCATCCCGAGTCTATGAAGGTATTCCAAGCCTTAAAAACCTTTCAAGTAGCTGGTCGCCATGAAGCTATGGTTATCGATGAGTATGGTGGGATTGAGGGCTTTGTCACCCTTCACGACATCATGGAGAACATCATCGGCGATATGCCCTTAAGAGAAGAACAAACCGATCCGGAAATCATCGAGAAGGATGAACTTTCCTGGTTAGCTGATGGCCTAGTGGCTATCGATACCTTCAGACGTTACTTTGACTTAGAGGACGCAGACATGCCTTACACTGGGAGTTATCACACCTTAGGGGGTTTTATCACCAATCACATCGGGGATATACCGAAAGTGACAGAGAGGGTCATTGTCGGGAATCTGCGTTTGGAAGTTGTGGATATGGATCATGTGCGCGTGGACAAGGTGATGATTACGAAGGTCAATCGAGAGGAACCAGAGTTCCAGATCTAA